In the genome of Calothrix sp. PCC 6303, the window TACCAACAACACCAGCAACACATCGTCCAGGAACACCTCCACCAATGGGTGCGCGTCCTCGCAGTAATCCTTCTGGGATTACAATGGAACACTTAATCAAAGAAGCATTTGATAAGGGTTTTTCGGATATTCATTTGGGTGTGGGGGAAACACCACGCTTCCGCAACCGAGGTGAAATTGAGACTACTAGCTATGCCGAAACTGATAAACCAACTTTTATGGCTTGGTTGGAAGAAATTCTGACTGAGGAAGAAATCAAACGGTTTGAGCAGAATCTAGAATTTGATGGTGCGACTCAATATGAGTTTGCACGGGTACGGATTAACGTTTTTGATTCGCTGCGCGGTTATGCGATGGTATTGCGGCTGATTCCTTTGAAAATTCTGACGATGGAACAGTTGAACTTGCCTACAGTTTTCCGGGATGTTTGTCATCATCACAAAGGGCTAATTTTGATTACTGGTCCCACTGGTTCAGGTAAGTCAACGACATTGGCAGCGATGATTGACTATATGAATAAGGAAATGCCACGTCATATCATTACCATCGAAGATCCGGTGGAATTTGTCCATCAAAGTAAAAAAGCTTTAATTAAACAGCGGGAAGTGGGAATGCACACCCGTAAGTTTGATAATGCCCTCAAAGCTGCACTGCGGGAAGATCCAGATGTGATTCTGGTGGGAGAAATGCGGGACAAGGAAACTGTAAATACGGCACTCAAAGCTGCACAAACAGGTCACTTGGTGATGGGAACGTTACACACTAATAGTGCGGTGAAAACCATTGAACGGATTCTGAACCTTTACGCGGGTGAAGAACAAGAAGCTATGCGGGTAGCTGTTTCTGAATCATTGGTGGCAGTTATTGCCCAAGGTTTGTGTCGAACAACTGATGGTAAGCGTGCTGCTTTCCACGATATTCTCATTAATACTGATGCGGTGAAAGACTGGATCAAAGATGGGAAATACGATGAAATTAACGAGTTGATGAAGCAGGCAGGTTTTGATGGGATGACCACCATGAATCAATCACTGCTGGAACTTTATAAGGAAGGACGCATTAATGAGGAAACAGCCTTAGAGATGTCCCCAACTCCGAATGAAATGGCACAATATCTACGAGGTAGGGAATAATTGATACTTTCCTGGCTGAAGTGAGGGACATCAAGTTAGGAATTAGAAGTTTAGAGTGATGGGTGTGGGCATAATATCAACTACACTTTTGCTAGGGGCATTTTTGCTAAGGGTATAGGGAAAAAACTAGTGGAAGCAAAATCACGCTGAGAATTGCCAGTTGGGAAAGGCTTTATTTAAGAGTGTTTGACTCTCCTGGATTCTGTAGTTTACTTTTACTGGTATCTCATACTCAAGTATTGTTTCCATTCTGAATCTATTTTCTAATTCCTAACTTAATTAATACCGTTGATGCCAGAAAAGTTACCGCTACCTCAGTTATTTAAAGGTATTGCCCTATTTACACCTGGAGGAGATTTAATTTATTGTATTGACCCCAGTAAAAAGGGTCGATGGCATTTACATTTGTGTACGACTCTACAAGAAATTTTAGATTTATCTGAACCACCTCATTTTTTAGTTCCTTATTATACAGCGACAATTGATCACTGGTTAGATCCTCGGACAGAAGAAGTACGGACGTTTGCGGAAGCTTATCCGGCAGTAATGCGGCACCAAGCATTATTAAACAGTATTTTTGAAGCTGGCGATCGCGTATGGCAAGCAGCGCCTTGGCAGGATGGTTTATGCGATCGCTTTGTCATGTCAACCTATAGATCTACGTTCCCCCAACTGTGGGAAGACCATGATTTGATTGTTCGGGCTGATTTGAAACATTCCCATTCAAGTTTCAGGTCTTCAGTAATTTTACCTAAACAAAGTCAAGAAAAAGTACAGGCGTATGTTCTGCGTTTATTCGTTGCTGGCAAAAGTGCCAATACTGAACGCATTCTTAAAACCCTGTATGATTTATTAGAAAGATATCTAACTTACCCCTATACCCTAAAGGTAATTGATGTCCTGAGTCATCCGGAACAAGCGGAAGTCAATCAAGTATCGGCAACTCCCACCTTAGTTAAAGTTTATCCCCTACCAATCCGAAGAATGGTAGGGGATTTGGATAATGTTGAACGAATTTTAAGTATGTTGGGTGCGAAAGAACCAGCTTAGGTTACTTTGTCGCTTGTTCAGTCAACTTGGTTAACACTTCATTTGAACGTTCTACAAACGATTTCATTCCTTCAGCATCAAAACCTTTTTGGGACATTAACGCTAAATCGTAGACGTGTTGACAAATCATCCCTGCAAGTTGAGCGCTAGGTGAATCACCACCATCTTGAATTATACTACCTTGGCTGAGGTTTGCTAGGTTCTGAATTAATGGATGTGCTGTATTCACAACTAAAATGTGATCTTCTGGGAATTCTGCACTTTGTTGTTGACTCATCGCACTCATATCCCGCAAACGTCGCATAATTTCTGGTAAAAGTACCATTGCTGGGGGTGTACCTTGGGGGTTATCAGATTTTAGGGATTCTGTGCGGATATTGACTTTAGGTTTGTTGATGGCTTTTTCAAACAGTTCTTTGACGACTTCTGAACGGGTTTTATTGGTGGTGGGATCAACTATTTCCGCAGGTTTGTCTTTGTCGAGAAGGGTGTTATCGAGATCCGAGTCTACCCGTGTAAATTT includes:
- a CDS encoding type IV pilus twitching motility protein PilT, whose protein sequence is MSESQRPVGQTPTMPRGIPPAPPPPPGMSVSTQRQATQTLDMGNSQRATNGSGVVPTLPTTPATHRPGTPPPMGARPRSNPSGITMEHLIKEAFDKGFSDIHLGVGETPRFRNRGEIETTSYAETDKPTFMAWLEEILTEEEIKRFEQNLEFDGATQYEFARVRINVFDSLRGYAMVLRLIPLKILTMEQLNLPTVFRDVCHHHKGLILITGPTGSGKSTTLAAMIDYMNKEMPRHIITIEDPVEFVHQSKKALIKQREVGMHTRKFDNALKAALREDPDVILVGEMRDKETVNTALKAAQTGHLVMGTLHTNSAVKTIERILNLYAGEEQEAMRVAVSESLVAVIAQGLCRTTDGKRAAFHDILINTDAVKDWIKDGKYDEINELMKQAGFDGMTTMNQSLLELYKEGRINEETALEMSPTPNEMAQYLRGRE
- a CDS encoding circadian clock KaiB family protein — protein: MPEKLPLPQLFKGIALFTPGGDLIYCIDPSKKGRWHLHLCTTLQEILDLSEPPHFLVPYYTATIDHWLDPRTEEVRTFAEAYPAVMRHQALLNSIFEAGDRVWQAAPWQDGLCDRFVMSTYRSTFPQLWEDHDLIVRADLKHSHSSFRSSVILPKQSQEKVQAYVLRLFVAGKSANTERILKTLYDLLERYLTYPYTLKVIDVLSHPEQAEVNQVSATPTLVKVYPLPIRRMVGDLDNVERILSMLGAKEPA